The Lycium barbarum isolate Lr01 chromosome 12, ASM1917538v2, whole genome shotgun sequence genome includes a region encoding these proteins:
- the LOC132624186 gene encoding uncharacterized mitochondrial protein AtMg00860-like gives MKEGIILGHKISEKGIEADQAKLDVIAKLPPPISVKGVQSFLGDAWFYRNFIKNFSKIANPMCKLLEKKAKFDFDEKCRKAFDELKERLTFSPIIIAPDWSLPFRLMCDISGFTIGVVLGQRHNKIMP, from the coding sequence ATGAAGGAAGGGATTAttctcggtcacaaaatctctgaaaaggggatTGAGGCCGATCAGGCTAAACTTGATGTAATTGCAaagcttcctccacccatctcagttaaAGGTGTCCAGAGTTTCTTGGGAGATGCTTGGTTCTATAGGAACTTTATTAAAAATTTCTCCAAGATTGCGAATCctatgtgcaagcttcttgaaaaaaaggctaagtttgACTTTGATGAAAAGTGCAGAAAGGCGTTTGACGAATTGAAGGAGCGTCTTACTTTTTCTCCCATTATTATTGCACCAGATTGGTCGCTCCCTTTTAGGTTGATGTGTGACATAAGTGGTTTCACTATTGGGGTTGTGCTTGGTCAGAGGCATAACAAAATCATGCCCTAA